A genomic segment from Malus domestica chromosome 05, GDT2T_hap1 encodes:
- the LOC103427814 gene encoding (3S,6E)-nerolidol synthase 1-like (The RefSeq protein has 9 substitutions compared to this genomic sequence), which produces MAHFLQAHSTSSNEQLTGDLQVRYAKKLKELKDALANIREDEQLIAVDTVQRLGVDYRFQEEIEAIMKTQCTRAYNDESSDELRVVSLRFRLLRQQGYHVTIDVFNKFKNNEKLKVDINGLVGLYEASHMSFPGEEALVEAGRRSHQLLTAWMPNNLDDHRASAVAYSLEHPHHKSLTRFMAKNFLHSFEGKENWVNDLRELGKLEFNMVESLIRNEIQQVSKWWKELGLTEELKFVRDQPIKWYTWPMACLADPNLSEERVELTKSISLVYIIDDIFDVHGTLDELILFTAAVERWDIDATGELPNYMKICFKALYDITNETSYIVHKKHGWNPIESLKKSWATLCKAFLLEARWFSCGHLPNTEEYLNNGLISSGVPVVLTHGFFLLGQGITKETVHILDNLNISSLVSSTATILRLWDDFGSAKDEGQDGYDGSYIACYVNENQGCSDEDARAFVVHRISEEWKFLNQECFSASNPFSASFTKLALNVARMVPLMYDYNSQHRLPSLEENMKSLLFDSFLAQGQVTSAAISQA; this is translated from the exons ATGGCAAACTTTCTCCAACCTCACTCTACTTCCTCCAACGAACAACTTACT GGCGACCTTCAGGTTCGCTATgcaaaaaaattgaaggaattgAAGGATGCACTCGCAAATATCGGAGAAAATGAACAATTGATTGCGGTCGACGCCGTGCAACGCCTCGGCGTTGATTATCGTTTCCAAGAGGAGATTGAAGCAATAATGAAAACGCAATATACGAGAGCTTATAACGATGAATCCAGTGATGAGCTTCGTGTGGTTTCACTTCGTTTTCGACTACTGAGACAGCAAGGTTATCATGTAACCATAG ATGTGTTTAATAAGTTCAAGAACAATGAGAAACTCAAAGTCGACATAAACGGACTAGTGGGATTATATGAAGCTTCTCATATGAGTTTCCCAGGAGAAGAGGCACTTGTTGAAGCGGGAAGACGAAGCCACCAGCTTCTTACCGCTTGGATGCCAAACAATCTCGATGATCATCGAGCTTCAGCGGTAGCGTACTCATTGGAGCATCCTCATCACAAGAGCTTGACAAGATTCATGGCTAAAAACTTCTTGCATAGTTTCGAAGGAAAGGAGAATTGGGTCAATGATTTGCGGGAGCTAGGAAAACTAGAGTTCAACATGGTCGAATCTCTAATCCGAAATGAAATTCAACAAGTATCCAA GTGGTGGAAAGAACTAGGATTGACTGAGGAGTTGAAGTTTGTGAGAGACCAGCCAATTAAATGGTATACCTGGCCGATGGCATGCCTTACAGATCCAAACTTATCAGAGGAAAGGGTTGAACTCACAAAATCGATCTCTCTTGTCTACATAATTGACGATATTTTTGATGTTCATGGGACCCTcgatgaactcattctcttcaCAGCTGCAGTTGAGAG ATGGGACATTGACGCAACTGGTGAACTACCAAATTACATGAAGATATGTTTTAAGGCTCTTTATGACATTACCAATGAAACCAGCTACATTGTGCACAAAAAGCATGGATGGAACCCTATAGAGTCCCTTAAAAAATCG TGGGCAACATTATGCAAAGCGTTCCTACTAGAAGCGCGATGGTTTAGTTGCGGGCACTTGCCAAACACGGAAGAGTACTTGAACAATGGGCTCATCAGTTCAGGGGTGCCTGTGGTTTTAACGCATGGATTCTTCTTACTGGGTCAAGGTATAACCAAGGAAACTGTACATATTCTGGACAACCTCAACATATCTAGCCTTATATCCTCAACCGCAACGATTCTTCGGCTATGGGATGACTTCGGAAGTGCCAAG GATGAGGGCCAAGATGGATATGATGGTTCATACATAGCGTGTTACGTGAATGAAAACCAAGGTTGTTCAGACGAAGATGCACGAGCATTCGTTGTCCATAGGATTTCGGAAGAATGGAAGTTTCTCAACCAAGAATGTTTCTCTGCATCAAATCCATTTTCAGCATCTTTTACAAAACTTGCTCTTAATGTTGTTAGAATGGTCCCATTGATGTATGATTATAATTCTCAACATCGCCTTCCAAGCCTTGAGGAGAATATGAAGTCGCTGCTTTTTGATAGTTTTCTTGCACAAGGCCAAGTAACCAGCGCAGCCATTAGCCAAGCATAG